Below is a window of Myxococcales bacterium DNA.
ACGAGCACGATGTCCCCGTGTCGCGCGACGACCGGTTCCGACACGTCGTCGGCAACGCGGAGCGGTTCGCGGCGACGATCACGGGCCTGCTCGTCGACGGCGCGGTTCTCGCCGTCGTCCGCGACGAAGAAGCGGGTCAACGCGCCATCGCCTGTGGCGCCGACGAGTTCATCCTCGCCAGCGACGCATCCGGTGCGACCTTCGAGAAAGTGGTCGAGCGCACCGGCGCCAGGGCGCGTGCGCGACTGCACCGAGATCTCTTCCTCATCGACCTCGTCCGCAAGGACGACACGACCGCTCTCGAGCTCCTCGCCGCCGCGCTCGGCGAGGCGATCGCAGGGCCGCTCTCCCGCGCAACCCAGGAAAGCGCCGAGCTCGCCCTGCAGATCGGTGGCGACAAGGCGCCGGCCGACCGCGCCCACGCAATCGCGGGAACAGTCGCCGGTGTGGCAAACATCGTCGAGCGCATGCGGGAGCTCGTCAGCACCGAGCCGACCGACGAGGTCGTGGACTTTTGCGAAGTCGCGCGCGAGGTAACGCGAGCCCTCGCGGCCGGAGTCCAGCCGAGCGCTTCGTTCGAAGTGCAGGTCGTGGATCGCGCGTGCCAGATCGGAATGCCCCGCTGGCAGGCGGCCATGGTCGTGGCGAGCCTGGTTGCGAACGCCGTCGAGTCGGTGGCGGCGCGGGGCGGCGCGGGGCGCACAGTGTCCGTCGACGTCTCATTGGTCGATGACGCGGTCGTGCTCGAAGTCTCGGACGACGGCGTGGGCATGGCCGAAGATGTCCGCGTCCACGCCGGAGATCCCTTCTTCACGGCGACGGGCAAGGGCCGCCTTGGCCTCGGGCTCACTCTGGTGTCGTCGCGGGTGCGCCGCGCCGGCGGTGAGCTGATCATCGAATCGGATCCGGGAGTGGGCACCACGGTACGGGCGTTTCTGCCGCTGGTCGGCGGCAGCCCGGCTCGGCGTCCCTCGAACTGAGCGCTCGGGGGACTGTTTCACGCTGAAACAGTCCCGGCGGCCTTTCTTCAGCTGCTGGCCTCGCGCAGCAGCGCTCGCAGCGCGACCAGCCGCTCGTCGAGCTCGCGTAACGCGACCAGGGCGACCTCGATGTCCTCCGCGCTGAGCGTCGCCACGGCGGCACGATCGCCGAAGGTCTCCAGTGGCACGGCCGCCAGGCGCCGAAGTCCGTCGAGCGCGCGCAGGATCTCGAGCTTGGGCCGACGTCCTCCGTGTCCGCCTCGCCGCCCGGCCGCCCGGGCGCGCAGGGCAGCTGGCGTCCAGCGCTCGCGCTCCGCCGTGCCGAGCAGTTGCTCCTGCTCCCGGCCCGGCAAGCCCAAGACGGCGTGAACGTGGGTCACCCCGAGGTGCTTGCTCTGCGTGAGCAGCGGAACGCGCGTGGACAGCTCGAAGATCGCGACGGCACGCCAGAGGCTCGCGGCACTCATCGGCAGCTCGGGGTGCAGCGCGAGACGTCGGAACGACGCCTCTTTGGGGCCGTTGCGCCGGACGAGCTCCAAGTCGCCCTTGAACAGGTGGCGAAACACGATTCCCCCGACGCCGAGCGCGAGCTCGATGGATGCAGCGCGGGACAGATGGCGGATCTCGGTCACGGCCCGCTCCACAGGGTCATCGGTCGCGCGTGCGGCGCGATTCTCGCCGCGCACGACCATGCCTTGCGCACCGTTGACGTCCTTCGCCACTACCTCTCGAGCACACCAGTACTTTCCCGGGCTGGCAAGGTGGTAGGATGTCGGCACGACAGCCTGCAGACTGACCGCCGACCTCGGGCCGGGACTCGCGCTGCTCGGGGTCGAGAAGCGAATGGCGGACGCGCCCGCTCACGCGCGTGTACGCGGCCTGTTCTTCCAGCTGGCCGAGCAGGCGGTTCAAGCGCGGTCGCCGGAGCTTCTGGCAGTGTGGCGAGCCGTGTCTGGAGCTCGCTCCAGGTGGCCGTTCTTGATGTACCCGCTGCGAGCATTCATCCGGGAGCAAGCAATGGCCGCCGTGCTGCTGGACGAGGAAGACCCTGGCGGCGCGCTCGGGCGGCTGTGGAGGGCGACGCCAAGGCTGTCGCCGTTGATCCGCGCCGAGGCGTTCATGAGGTACCTGGCGAAACGCAAGCCCGAGGAAGCGCTGACCTGGTTGGGGCAGAACCGTCGCATGATGGTCGACTATGGCGAGTGGCGTGTCGAGATGACGGGTCCGAGGAGCGCGCTCCTGCACTTCGTGGACGAGTACGTCTGGATCGAGCACAGCCAGGTGGGTGGGTTGACGGGGACTCTCGAGCGCTGCGGAGTTTCACCGGTGGTGACTGCCGAGCTGGACACTCCGTACTGCGGGCGTTTGGTCGCCCGGTGGGAGTAACCTGCCAAGCCGATCTTCGCTGGCACGTGACCTGCGGAATCGTCTTTCCCGATGGGGGCCCCTGCTGCTAGCCGGGGCGCATGTCGTGGTCGAGGATCGCCCGCACCAATTCTGTCGGGGCAGCGGTGCCGTCCAAACGCAGCACAGGGCACGAGAGTCCGGCAAGCCACGCTTCGTGAAGCTCACGGCTTCGCTGTTCGACTCCGCCCGTGTCGTACCGCGCAGCCCACGCGAGGAAGGCCTCGTGGGCTTGGTGCATGTCGCCGCCGTGCGCGATCCGCGCGCCGAAGCGAAGGTGCTGTCTCGATCGCAGGCGTTCGAGCCGCACAACGGTCGGCGCCGTGAGAAAGACCGCCAAATCGCACTGACGAGCGAGCGAATCTCCCCAACCACAGAGGCAGCCAGATAGAACCCAGCGTCGGGCGCGCGAGACGGCTTGCGTGAGCAACTGCACGCGCTCGAGCGGCGTCCGTGGGGTGGTGTATGGCGGATCGGTCGGAGCCCAGAAGAAGTCGTCCACGTCGATCGATTCAGCGTCGATGGCGCCGGCGATGTTTTGACCGAGGGTCGTCGTCCCGCTGCCTGAAGCACCCAGAATGTGAATGAAGCGGGTGCGCGTTTCTGCGTGCCGGGCTCCGCGGCGAGAGACCATCGGGGCTACTCTGACCACGCAGTGGTCGGCTGAAGTCCCCAGCGACGATTGCCCATGTCAGCAGGCATTCTCGCACGCTTCCCGCGCCCAGCACGCCTCGTCATTGCCCGTCCCTCCGCCGCTGCAGCGTGCCGGGCCGGCCAATCGCCGGCGGCCTTCGCTGACCTCACTGGCAATGCTCGTCCTGGCACCTAGCGCCGCCGGGTGCGCAGCTCCTGCGCGGTCGAGCGCACGGCGATGGCCCAGGCGGATCGATACGCGGCCTCGAACGGCAGGTCGCCGCCAACCGCTGCCTCCACGACTTCTTCGAGCAGCGCGGCTTCGAGGTCGGGTGAACCGACCGGCAGACTGATTTGCACGAACACGCCCGCCCCGGGTCGCACCAGGTCGACGCAGACGCGTGTCTCGCCGGAATCTCGTTCTACGCTGAGCAGCGCATGCGCCCCATCGCAAAGCCAGATCATCCAGCGATCGCGCTCGGGAGACACCAGCCATCCCAAGCCCGAGCGGCCGCGAACGATGGAGCGGGGCTCACCCATGCTGCGCCAGGAATTGCCACGTCCCGTCCGGCACGGCCGAGCGAGCGTGGCCACCAAGTAAGAGATGAAGGCTGCCGGTGCGTCGCCGCCCCAGCAGGAAGGACCAAGCTTACCCCGCGGACTCGGGCGCGCCACCCCGCTCGCGCGGCAGAACGCTGGCCTTCACGTTCACGTTGACTGCGGCCAGGTGCCCTAGTTTGCAGATGGATCCACGACGCGCCCCACGAACACCGCTGCGCGTGTGGCATGGTCGAGGATGACGAAGAAGAACGGCCGCGAGACGTCGAGGGTCGCGGCCTTGGTCGGTAGGTTGCGGCTGCCGCCGGTCCGCGTCGAGGCTCTGCTCGACTTCACTGAATCGCCCGGCGTCGGGCAAGAGCAAGAGCATCGCGACTTCGCCACCGTCGTAGGGCAGCACCGCCGCCTGCCAACCGTCGCGGGCGCCCTACGCTCCGGCGCCCTGGCTGCCTTGCATCATGGGGATGGAGACCGCGCTCCCGTCGAGGCGGGTGAACGTGCGGGTCTGAGTGGACGACGCGGAGAATGGACGGGCCCACGCTGCGTTGAAGTAGACGGTGTTGGTCAGCACGAACACGGTGTTGGGGTCCACGCTGCCTTGGGGCAGGAGCTCGGGGATCTTCTCCTCGGTCTGTTGGCTCACACCTGCTCGAGACGCGCGCGCAGAAGATCCACGTGTGCTCCAACACGCTTGCGCGCGGCTTTAGTAAGTATCCTGGCCCGCCAGGAAATTTGCGGTCTTTAGCTCACCGTACGTTCCTTGAATCTTGTAAGCGACGAGCCCCACGCCGCGACAGAAGATCTCGTAGACGTCCTTGTTGTACGAAGCCGTCTTGCGCCAGCAGAGATCGAAGGCGCCTGCAGGGACGGAGACCGAGCCTTCATCGCTCCAAGTGAACTTCGTTCCATCCTTGAAACCGGCGTCCCAAGACGCGCCAGCGACAACCGGCGTAGACACCAGGTTCTCCTGGAACGCCGCGGTATAGAGCGCCACGTTGTCCGGGTCCTGACCGATTGTCACGTACCCGTCGCTACCCAACCACTTGAGCGACCACTTGCCTTCGCTCGAACCGCCCACGGCAATCGAAGAGTTCGACGTGTACGTCCACTCCCGACCGACCTCGACTGGGAATAGTCGCGTGTCCGTCGGCTGCTGCGGCTTACCAAACTGGCAGTGGTCGCCGGCACAAGCGTAACCTAGACGTTGACACCCGCAATTGGGGCAGAAGTTGCTCGGCGCATCCGAGCAAGAGAGCATATGCCCGTCCGCACAGACCCATCCGCCGGTGGTGTCTTCAGGTTTGCACCGGATAGCGCAGTAGTTCGGCCCAGGCGGCGGTTCTGTCGAGCAAACCTCAGGTGTGCAGTCAGCATCGCTCTGACATTGCTTGTGGCACCGGCCGTTCGCACATTCCAGGCCCGGGTTGCATTTGTCTTCGGGCATGCAGAATTCGTAGACACCCCCCGTACTGCCACAAACATGCTGGTCATTGCAGTACTTACTCGCGCACTCGTCGCTACCGCTGCAGCTCTCGCCGATTGCCGGCTTTGCCTCGGAAACTCCACGAGCCCTCTCCTTCTGAGGCAGCGAGAGCAGTTTTGAGGCAGCCGAGTTTCTCCGCATCGCGACACCAAGCGCCTGCTTGGCCCAAGTCATCGCTTGGTGCTAAGTGGTGATTTTCGTTCGCGTTTCTCGTTGCTCGACTCGCGTGCGCTGCTACAACTCTCTGCATGGGCCAAGCAGACAAGATCGTGCACGAGTACCGCGTCTCCAAGCGACGCTTCGACGCCGCGGTTTCCGCGGTTGACCTCCTCTCGGCAGAGCAGCGCACAGAACTGATCGCTGTGCTCCTCGAGAGACTCGAGTCAGAGACTCGTACTCCGAGAGCTTCCGGACCGAGTGCTGCTCCCGCCGAGCCCGTGCAGCGCCGACGAGTCGTGCGCGCACCGACCCGCGGAGGCACCCGTCGGAAGAACATGAAGACCGACCGCGCCGAGGCTCTAGTCCGCGAGCGGCCCGGGCTGACCTCGCAAGAGATCGGGGAGGTCATCCAGCAGGCGCGCCCAGCGGCGGACTCCACCCTGCGACAGGTCCAGGCGCGCAGGGGCTCGATCGAACGGCGGGACGGGCGCTGGTACCCCGTGACCCCACCGAATGGAGGAGGGCCCCCGCCGACCGCCAACTGATTCCCCACCCACAAAACGATGCGACCCCAAGTTTGAGGTTGGGGTCGCGTCACGTCCCGGCCGGTGAGGCCAGCACTTCCTAGAGAGGATGGGCTGAACCTAGCACGCGCACCGCCGGATGCAACCCGTCGTGTGCCCGGAGGTATAGCGTCATGTCGCAAATCAGGAGGTAGGCGCGGCGCCGTTGGCCGGACGGCGCTCGCATCGAAGTCGGGGGCGGTGGGGCTCACGCCTTGCCGTCCCCGTCGGCTTTCTTGGCCGCACGTAGTCCCAGTCCCAAGAGCCATGTCGAAACCGGCGCGCCCACCTCTTTGGCGGCGGCCTCGAGGCGCTCTTTCTGCTCTGCCGTGACCCTGATGCGCAGCGTCAACTCTTTCCTCTCGGCTTTCGGCTTCCTCCTCTTCACGGGGTCTACTGTAGCCACATTTAGTCTACGGTCCAAGGGAATCTTATTTGCCCGGATGGCGTAGACCTAGTGTGACCACATTAGGCTCAGCTCAAACCGCCCCCATCGACAACCCCAGGCAAGCACGTGGCCTGGCGCTCGCGAAGAGCAAGGCCAAGGCGTTTCGCCCGATCGCGGGCAACTCTTACCTCGTGCCGTCCGCCACCACGGCAGGCAACAGCGGCTACGTCGTAGACCTCGTCGCTGGCACGTGCACCTGCCCCGACTTCGAGACGTCGGGTGTCGCCTGCAAGCACCAATGGGCGCTCCGCTACCTGACGCAGGAGCAGGAGCTGCCCGACGGAAGTGTCGTGACTGAAGTCCGCCAGACCTACTCCCAGAATTGGCCGGCATACAACCGCGCCCAGTGTGAGGAGAAGGAGCGCGTGCAGATCCTCCTGAAGGGTCTCTGCGACGGCATCCAGCAGCCCTCACAAGGGCTTGGTCGGCCGCGGACACCTCTTGCTGACGTCGTCTACGGCGCCGCGCTGAAGGTCTACGGCACCATGAGCGGCCGTCGGTCCACGACGGACCTCCGCGAATGTGAGGCGAAGGGGTTCGTCGATCACGCGGCCTCGTACAACACGCTTTTCCGGTACGTCGAGTCGCCTGCGCTCCTACCTCTCTTGACCCTGCTGGTCGAAGAGAGCGCCGCACCGCTCCGGGCCATCGAGCAGCACTTCGCGGTGGACGGTACCGGGTTCTCGACGAACACGTACAGCCGGTGGTTCGACCACAAGTACGGCAAGGAGACTCGGGTGAAGATCTGGATCAAGGCCCACGCGATGATCGGCGTGAAGACGAACATTGTCACCGCGGTTCGGGTAACCGAGGGCAACGTCAACGACTCGCCGCAGCTCGTGCCGCTCCTGGCCTCCACCGTCGCCAACGACTTCAACGTGGCCGAGCTGAGCGCGGACAAGGCCTACCTGTCGAACGACAACTTGATGGCGATCGAGTCGGTCGGAGCCGCGCCGTACATCCCATTCAAGTCGAACAGCCAACCCACCGGTGAGTCCGAGGCGTGGCGACGGCTGTACCACCTGTTCGAGCTGCACCGCGAAGTCTTCCTCGAGCACTACCACCGGCGCTCGAACGTCGAGAGCACGTTCAGCGCGATCAAACGCAAGTTCGGTGGGTCCGTGCGGTCGAAGCTGCCTGCCGCCCAGTTCAACGAGGTCTTGCTCAAGTGCCTGTGCCACAACCTGAGCACCCTCGTTCACTCGATCCACGAGCTCGGTATCGAGCCCCGCTTCTGGCTGCCGCGCGCGAACGGAGGAGCAAGATGAGGAAGTCAGCAGACTTCACCGCGGAAGAAGAGCGGAACTCGAGGACGGCGTTGAAGTTCCTGTACCAGCAGTGCGGCGCGTGGGAACCGCTCGGCAAGGCGCTCGGCTACGGCGACGTGGCGCTGAGCAAGATGGCCAGTGGCGCCAAGCCCATGACGACGACGCTGGTGTTCCGGATCGCGAGGTTCGCCAAGGTCGGCGTGGACGACGTCCTCACGGGCCGGTTCCCGCCCGAGGGCACCTGCCCGAACTGCGGGTACTGCCCGAAGGCGGTGCTCCAGTGAGTGCGCTGGAGATCGAGCTTCGGGTGTCGCTGATCCGGGTCGAGCTGACGAGGCTCGCCGAGCAGTTGGAGCCGGCTCGCCCAAAGGCCGCGCGGGTGCTGCGGTATGCGGCGGGGGTTTTGAACTTGTTGCGGGCGTGAAGGCTCAGCCATCGTAGGCCGAGGGGAGACTTTCGTGCACGGCAGGATCCTCTGCTCCACCGCTCGCTGAGCGGCCCGTCCATCCTCCACGGCTGCGCCTCACAGACGAAATTGGTTGGCAAAGACCTCGCCGGGATCCGCCAGGAACGGAATCACGCTAGCAATATCGTGAGCAGAGGGGCGCGAGGAAAATCGTCCAGCGCGGTAGGCTACAACAAACTCATCTCCGCTTACGCCAAATAGCTGCCTCGCCATAGTGTCCAGCCACGCCCGAAACTCCTCAGGGCCGAACACAAATTCTGAGTCTGTCATCGCAGCCATACTCGGTACATTAGCACAAAAACATCAATAATCAAGCGCGCTTACCAGAACAGTCCCTGACCTGACCTTTGCTGTTTCCAGTAGCGCATCGGGTCGCTGGGGAAAAAGTCACGCCCCAGGCCTTGCACGCAACGGGTAGTTGATGGTAGATTGTATCTACGGTGAGAGTCATGGAATCAAACATCCGAGAGAACGACGGCGACGAGAGCGCGCAGGACAACGGAGATGGGAGGAAGGCCCGGAGCCAGACAACCTATCCGTACTACGGGCTCCAGGAGGCCATCCGCTTCGGCGAGGCCGTCCAGCGGGCTGGTGGAAATGAGGCCTCGGAAGACGACATCCGGAGTCAGCTCGGGCTCACGTCGAAGACATCGCGAGGGTGGAGCTACCGCCTTAGCAATGCCCGAGAATTTGGGCTGATCGAGCGGTCTGGAAGGGCGTCAGAGGCCAGAATTCGCGTGACTCCACTCTTCAAGCGCTACTCGATGCCAGAGAACGAAGCCGAGAAACGAGCGGCGCTCATGCAGGCACTCGTCAAGCCTCCCCTGTACGTTAGGCTCATGGAACGGTACCGCGGCGCCCCGGTGCCCGACGCCCAAGGGATTGCGAATGTCCTCGAACGTGAGTACGGGCTTCTGCCCGCCGTCAAGAGCGAGGCTGCCGAAGCATTTCTCGCATTTTTTCGCACGGCCGGGGTTATCACTGGCGCGAACACCGTTGCAACCGTCGCGGCAGGGGGCGAGACACCTATGTCTCCACCTCTGCCTCCCGAGCCTAGGACCGAAGCGTTGCGCCAGCCGCCGGCGTCGGACGAGCAGACGATCCAGGTTCCAGCAAGCTTCATCGCTCACGTTTTCCAATTGCGACGCGATCTCCAGATCATGGTTCCGTTGCCCCCTGATCTGACGGCCAAAGACGTTGCCCGCCTCTATAAGTGGCTAGTCACGTTGCCGATCGACGAAGAGGGAGGTCAACCGTCGTCCCTGGCGGTCAACGGCGCATAGCGCATGTGAAACGCCCTGCGAAAATCTACTGGATTCAAGGCTGGTGCTTCAAAAAAGTGGACCTGAGTGGCATGTCACTTGACATGCTGCGGCGAAGGCCGCAAAACTACGCTTGATCGCGAACCAACAGGATCGCGAGTGGCGCATTACAACGCCACCGGCCAACGCTCCCCGACAATCTGAGGCGGGCAGCGTTCTCGTCGACGGTCCCTCCCCTGACGTCTCCAAGACCTCGGGAAGCAGAAAGTCGAGCCCGGAATCCTCGAGAGGAACATCCAGTGGCTAATTGAAGGAGGCCCACCGGATGCTCCTTTCCATTCATCCCGCACACCCTGGGGCTCGCTCTGGGCCTCAGGGTAGCGGACTTACGAGGAGACCGAAGGATGCTCGACGCAAGAACAATCATTACGCGCGTGCTGGAGATGGCCGGGGAGCCAGTTCGCGGCGCAAAATTTGGCCAGCTCGCTCGCCTGGTGGAGCCGCAATATTCCCTGCGGGCATATGGCGCGGCGAACTTGCGGATGCTGATCACGCAGCACCCTGACCTGGCGCAGATCGATCATGACGAGTTCGACATCGTGATCTCGAAACCGACGGCGACACCGACGGTTGAAGCCGCCACAACCCCGCGGAGGCACGCGAAGCAGATCCCCCGTGAGCTGTGGCGAGCGTTCACGTTCGTGGCCCCAAGTGTGAAGCGCTTTTACGAGCGAGCCACGGGAAAGGTTTTACTCTTCGCGGAGGACGACGAAACACTAGCGCGGACACAAGAAGATGCGGGCTTCGCGAAAATCGAGTCTATTTCGCCGGCCGAGCATCTGGCATTTGCACAATCGTTTACTCGAACGGCACCCGAAGCCTGGCAGGGAATCCTAGGTGCAGCACTAACGGAGCCCTTCTGGTTCAGAGCATTCACGACGGCTCTTCGTCGCGATCAGCAGCTCTTCCTGACGTGGAATCGGGCCAGAACAGGGTGGGTGCAACAGCGCATCGAAGGTTGGGCAAAAGAAAACGATGTCAGTCTTGCTAGCCCAGTCAGCGTCGTCTCACCTGTGCAACAAGCAACCTCGGGTGTGGGCGTCTCGGGTGTGAGACCGCCGGAACGGGCCAGGGAGCGGATTCTCGCGGCCGTCAGCCGAATGCCTTTGTCCGAACTTCTGACCTTGCCTATTCCTGCCCAATACTGGCTTGAGAGCGAGTAAGGCGCCCGAGGTGAGAGTGAGCCCGGGGCCCGCGAATGGCAACCAGAGAGCAACTAGCAACCTGGCTACGGCAGGTCGACCAGCGCCCACGATTTGCTGTGGTCGGTAGAACCTGCGGCTCTGCGGTGAGTTATTTCAGTGACCTTGGTTGTTCGAGCGCAGGTTTTGAAATCGCCCAAGACTTCTGGAAGGCCTACTCGGGGGTGTGCAATTGGCTCAAGCGCGCGAGTTCGTGCGACGCTGTGGTCGTATTGTCCAGCACACGACCGGAAGAATCTGAACACATTCGGTTGCTGGAGCGCCACGGGGGCCCGTTGGTGCACGTCGGCGCGGACGCGGCGGAGGCTCTCGGAGACGTGGCGTTTGAAGCGATTGGCCGTTGCCCAGCGCGAAGTTCTGCACCGCCGGAAAAAAAGAACCGCGTTAGTAAGATCCCTCATCACAGGCCCAACGGATGGGAGCAATTCGTGGAAAGCATCTGCGAACAGGATTGTGTGACGCTCGTATCCTACCGTACTGGCATGGGCGATCTCGTGGTCGACATACAAGGGGTTCAGCTGCATGCCGTGTATCGCGACGGCTTTGGCGTTAGTGCGACAGTCGTCTGCAATCATCCAGTACATCTCGCAAACGCACGAGACCAGGTCGCAATCGCTATCGCCGACCTTTGACAGGAGTGGTTGTCCGACGGGGCCAGAATCGGTGCCCAGGTCACGCCGGAATCGCACGTGTAGGTCTACTTTTGGAAAGTGGCTGGTTGGGGTCGCTCAAGCAGCGCATCAAGCTCAAGGTACAGCCCTGGCGGACAGACCTTCCCGAGCGGCCTGACAGCCCCGGAATTGCCGATAGTAGCGATGGCCACATTCTCGGGTCTGAAGAATGTCGGCTTCTCAAGTTGGAGTGCCATTCCATAGCGGTGGCGGTGGTTGACCTCCACGCGTCTAGCCCTAGAGTCGTTCGGCGCACTCCCAGTGGAATAGAGAATCAAGACGCGATTTTCTTCAAGGCACCGCATCACGACACCTTTGCGCCACTTTTTCCCCGCGAACACTGAAACAAGATCACTCTTGTTCATCCGACGCGCCGAAGGGGAAGTACGGGTCGTCTCCACTTGCCTTGGCCGCGTCGGCCCAGCTGGTGATGGCGGCAGTGGTTTCGCGAGCGGTCAATTCCAGTTCAGCCAAGTCGAGACGATCCTCGAAAGGGACAACTGTGGCGGGCACTGTGATTCCTGGAATCGCAGCAAGGACACGTAGCCGGGAGAGTTCCCCGCTGAGCATGAGCTCAACAAGTGTGATCGCCAGCCAAGGGTTTAGCCGCTTCTTCTGCTCGACAGCAGCGACAATCGCAAAGCCGAACACCTCCGCGCGAAAAGCGGCCAAGATCTCTCTGCGGACCGCAGTAGGCATCCGTTCATCCGAAAGACAGGAGATGGAGCCTGCAACTGCTTCACGAACAGACTCGGTCGGCAGTACCGAAAGAATCTGAATATAGGCGGCGGCGCCAGCCTTCACCAAGGGAGCGAGGCCGCTTAGCAGCTCCCGTGCCGACGCAACACCCAACGAAGCGACGAGTTCATCGCTCGGTTCTGGTCTTTCGTCGAAGGCGTCCTCGAGAGACGAAAGCGGCAAGGAGCGTGTGAGCTCGAACATGAGGAGTCTGGCATTTTGAAATGCGTCGGACTCGATCACCTCGTCTGCGCGTGCGACGAGATCATCTCTAGAACTCGCGCCAATCAGGCCCGCGCCCGTTGAGAGTGCGGCTTGGCGGAGATCTTGTAGAAGCGGGTTTTTTGCTGGTTCTGCGACCGGCTCCGCGCTTCTGGGCAGCCAGTGACGAACGAGTTCAAGGACCGCTAGAACGCTTGGCCATCTAGCCTCCGGGAGGAGGGCGACGACGTCAGTGGACACGACAAGAGCCTAGGCCCACAAAGCGAGGCGTGCAATGTCAGCCGAGAAATGCCCGGAAAGGGCATGACGGCTCTGTCGGGTGACTTGCGAGTCCAACGGTCTGCCTATCCCTCTTGAGCACCCCCGGCCAAGGGTAATCCCATGCTTGCGGCTTCGGGGGCGTACTTTTTGGCGACCGCAGCCTGAAAGCGCAGAAATCTGAGCAACCCGATCTCACAGCGTTTCGCCTCTACCTCCCCGTCCTCACGATCTCCACGGCCTTCCCCGTCCGCGCCCTGATCACGGTCCACTTCCTCGCCGGCAGCTCGAGCACGCCGAACGTGCCCGGCGTCGGGAGCTCACGTTCCCA
It encodes the following:
- a CDS encoding sensor histidine kinase, encoding MTAPITVLWLLDEHDVPVSRDDRFRHVVGNAERFAATITGLLVDGAVLAVVRDEEAGQRAIACGADEFILASDASGATFEKVVERTGARARARLHRDLFLIDLVRKDDTTALELLAAALGEAIAGPLSRATQESAELALQIGGDKAPADRAHAIAGTVAGVANIVERMRELVSTEPTDEVVDFCEVAREVTRALAAGVQPSASFEVQVVDRACQIGMPRWQAAMVVASLVANAVESVAARGGAGRTVSVDVSLVDDAVVLEVSDDGVGMAEDVRVHAGDPFFTATGKGRLGLGLTLVSSRVRRAGGELIIESDPGVGTTVRAFLPLVGGSPARRPSN
- a CDS encoding DUF2378 family protein, with the protein product MADAPAHARVRGLFFQLAEQAVQARSPELLAVWRAVSGARSRWPFLMYPLRAFIREQAMAAVLLDEEDPGGALGRLWRATPRLSPLIRAEAFMRYLAKRKPEEALTWLGQNRRMMVDYGEWRVEMTGPRSALLHFVDEYVWIEHSQVGGLTGTLERCGVSPVVTAELDTPYCGRLVARWE
- a CDS encoding toxin-antitoxin system HicB family antitoxin, which produces MKRRKPKAERKELTLRIRVTAEQKERLEAAAKEVGAPVSTWLLGLGLRAAKKADGDGKA
- a CDS encoding transposase; translation: MTTLGSAQTAPIDNPRQARGLALAKSKAKAFRPIAGNSYLVPSATTAGNSGYVVDLVAGTCTCPDFETSGVACKHQWALRYLTQEQELPDGSVVTEVRQTYSQNWPAYNRAQCEEKERVQILLKGLCDGIQQPSQGLGRPRTPLADVVYGAALKVYGTMSGRRSTTDLRECEAKGFVDHAASYNTLFRYVESPALLPLLTLLVEESAAPLRAIEQHFAVDGTGFSTNTYSRWFDHKYGKETRVKIWIKAHAMIGVKTNIVTAVRVTEGNVNDSPQLVPLLASTVANDFNVAELSADKAYLSNDNLMAIESVGAAPYIPFKSNSQPTGESEAWRRLYHLFELHREVFLEHYHRRSNVESTFSAIKRKFGGSVRSKLPAAQFNEVLLKCLCHNLSTLVHSIHELGIEPRFWLPRANGGAR